Genomic DNA from Shewanella woodyi ATCC 51908:
CGACACCGTTTTCGGTAAACAGACACAGATGTAACTTACCATTCGCCGATACACGTAACCGATTACAGCTGGCACAGAAGTGTTTGTCATAGGGCATGATTAAACCGATACGCCCTTTATGATCATCGCGACTAAAGTTTTGCGCAGGACCATCATCGACCGCAGATTGATCTAAACCCCAGCCATCGGCAAGCAACTGAGATTTAATATCCGCACCGGCAAGATGGTGTGCTTGGAAATAATCACGCCCAAGTCCCGTCTCCATCAACTCGATAAAGCGCAGATCTATGGGAGTATTTTTAATCCAGTGCAGAAAGCGGGGCAGATCTTTATCGTTCAAGCCTTTCAGCAGAACCGCATTGATCTTTACCCGTTCAAATCCGGCGTCTAGAGCAGCGTCTATACCACGCATCACCTCATCGAACTTATTCTCGCCTGTGATCTGATAAAACATCTTAGGATCTAGACTGTCGACCGACACATTGATGCGCCTTAAGCCTGCGTCGTACCACTCTTTAGCATGCTTCTCTAAACGGTAACCGTTTGTCGTTGTCGCGATGGTTTTAATCTTATCGTTATCAGCAACCGCACGAATAATATCGGTAAAGTCTTTACGCAGCGTCGGTTCGCCGCCAGTGATACGAATTTTTTGAGTACCGACTTCAGCAAAAGCTGCGACTAAGTTTTCAATCTCGCTAAGCGCCAAAAACTTAGAACGACCATTAGGTCGATAGCCATCGGGGAGGCAGTAAGTACATTTGAAATTACACACATCAGTGACTGACATGCGCAGATAGTGAAACCTTCGACCAAAATTGTCTTGTAGTTGAGACATGATCACCTTTCCAAGTAAGGGGAGGTGAGAGAATTTCTTATCACACCCCGGTGGCGATATTGCCACGGCTTAGCGTCCATATCTGTTGACGTAGGACAAAAAGCTCGGAGAACCGTCAGTGAGCAATTATAGGCCTATTTGGCCTCTGAACCCTAGCTTTAAAGCGTTATTTCTTGCTCAGGATCAATTGAGCGTTAACATTTTGTGACGACACTCACATTCAAAGCAGAGATGCGGTAGACTCATATCACTGTGCCATCGGCTTATTTTGTTGTAAGGTGGTGAGCATGATTAAAACACCCGTTTAACGGGGAAATGTACCTAGAGGTGAAGTGATGGAACGCGAATCGATGGAGTTCGATGTCGTTATTGTTGGAGCCGGTCCCGCGGGATTAGCCACAGCATGCCGACTAATGCAGGTGTCGAAAGACAGTGGACAGGAGATAACTGTCTGTGTGGTAGAGAAAGGTTCAGAGGTGGGGGCCCACATTCTTTCTGGCGCGGTATTTGAACCCACAGTACTCGAGGAACTCTTTCCCGATTGGCGTGACACAGGCGCACCACTACATACGGCGGTGGAAAGCGACGAGATCCATATGTTGAGTTCAGCCTCAGCTTCACGCGCCATGCCTAACGCGCTTCTGCCCAAAACCATGCATAACGAAGGCAACTATATTATTAGTGTCGGCAATTTGGCTCGCTGGTTAGCCGAACGTGCAGAGGAACTCGGTGTCGAGATATTCCCAGGTTTTCCCGCAAGCGGCCTGCTCTTCAATGAAGATCAAAGCGTTAAAGGCATACTAATAGGCGACATGGGCGTCGGTGCCGACGGTCAGGAGAAAGGAAGCTATGAGCCAGGTATGGAGCTGCATGCTAAGTACACAGTATTTAGTGAAGGTTGCCGAGGTCATTTAGGTAAGCAGTTAATAGAAAAATATCATCTGGATAATGGTAAAACCCCACAACATTATGGTTTAGGGTTTAAAGAGATCTGGAAAGTCCCCAGCGAACAACATCAGCAAGGTAAAGTGGTCCATACTGGTGGCTGGCCTCTCACCGATGGCGCTTCCGGTGGTGGCTTCCTCTACCATCTCGAAGATAATCAAGTGGCTGTGGGTCTTATTGTCGACCTTAACTACCAAAATCCACACCTTAGCCCGTTTGATGAGTTCCAGCGCTATAAAACACACCCAGTTATCGCTCAATACCTAAAAGATGGTGAGCGTCTAAGTTATGGGGCGCGAGCCATCACTAAGGGCGGCCTAAATTCACTGCCTAAGATGAGCTTCCCCGGTGGACTTATCATAGGCTGTAATGCTGGCACCCTGAATTTCGCCAAGATCAAGGGCACACATACCGCCATGAAGAGTGGTTTGCTCGCGGCAGAAACCATAGGTCAGGCAATTCTTGCTGGCGTTGAGGGTGGCAAAGATCTCGACTGCTTTGCTGAGAAGTTTGAGCAAAGCTGGCTACAGGAGGAGTTATATAAATCCCGTAACTTCGGTCCAGCTATGCACAAGTTCGGTACTTACTTAGGTGGCGCCTTTAACTTTATCGATCAGAACTGGTTCGGTGGTAAGTTCCCTATCACCTTAAGGGATGAGAAGCCCGACTATGCTCAGATGGCCGATGCCAGCGCTTACAGTAAAATTGATTACCCTAAACCCGATGGTAAGTTGAGTTTCGACAAGCTCTCCTCTGTGTATCTGTCCAATACCTTCCATGAGGAAGATCAGCTCTGTCACCTCAAACTACAAGACGTGCGTATCCCTATCGATGTCAACTTAGTGAAGTTTGATGAGCCAGCTCAACGATACTGCCCAGCTGGTGTCTATGAGGTGATCGAGGAAGAGGGTGAACAAAAGTTTGTCATCAATAGTCAAAACTGTATCCACTGCAAAACCTGTGATATTAAAGATCCAAGCCAGAATATCACTTGGGTAACACCAGAAGGTGGTGGTGGACCAAACTACCCCAACATGTAAAAA
This window encodes:
- the moaA gene encoding GTP 3',8-cyclase MoaA, with product MSQLQDNFGRRFHYLRMSVTDVCNFKCTYCLPDGYRPNGRSKFLALSEIENLVAAFAEVGTQKIRITGGEPTLRKDFTDIIRAVADNDKIKTIATTTNGYRLEKHAKEWYDAGLRRINVSVDSLDPKMFYQITGENKFDEVMRGIDAALDAGFERVKINAVLLKGLNDKDLPRFLHWIKNTPIDLRFIELMETGLGRDYFQAHHLAGADIKSQLLADGWGLDQSAVDDGPAQNFSRDDHKGRIGLIMPYDKHFCASCNRLRVSANGKLHLCLFTENGVDLRDLLQDESHRPELIKRLHGQLAQKKETHFLHDGITGVTQHLASIGG
- a CDS encoding electron transfer flavoprotein-ubiquinone oxidoreductase, encoding MERESMEFDVVIVGAGPAGLATACRLMQVSKDSGQEITVCVVEKGSEVGAHILSGAVFEPTVLEELFPDWRDTGAPLHTAVESDEIHMLSSASASRAMPNALLPKTMHNEGNYIISVGNLARWLAERAEELGVEIFPGFPASGLLFNEDQSVKGILIGDMGVGADGQEKGSYEPGMELHAKYTVFSEGCRGHLGKQLIEKYHLDNGKTPQHYGLGFKEIWKVPSEQHQQGKVVHTGGWPLTDGASGGGFLYHLEDNQVAVGLIVDLNYQNPHLSPFDEFQRYKTHPVIAQYLKDGERLSYGARAITKGGLNSLPKMSFPGGLIIGCNAGTLNFAKIKGTHTAMKSGLLAAETIGQAILAGVEGGKDLDCFAEKFEQSWLQEELYKSRNFGPAMHKFGTYLGGAFNFIDQNWFGGKFPITLRDEKPDYAQMADASAYSKIDYPKPDGKLSFDKLSSVYLSNTFHEEDQLCHLKLQDVRIPIDVNLVKFDEPAQRYCPAGVYEVIEEEGEQKFVINSQNCIHCKTCDIKDPSQNITWVTPEGGGGPNYPNM